A single region of the Dromaius novaehollandiae isolate bDroNov1 chromosome 27, bDroNov1.hap1, whole genome shotgun sequence genome encodes:
- the LOC135323480 gene encoding Krueppel-like factor 15: protein MVSVSCKELLPSSDSLISLASSPLLESFASALQSSMPPSLLPGPGSERASSHPEGSGHLLPGSISHSEDTSLPLSQAKGEDAKPQIAVCECHLKLPDFCSNLSQDFIPTLEEIEEFLREKAEFFKDEAKELLSPGEKLEIKSKISLGTSGEQPESNTIQEGDVLNALVPGGTADSRGQAAAAESIPVVLQIQPLQMDSGSPLAQSAMGSVRVAQLVISLPGQSLALLPQVQPPVPILDQKYVKIAPLPAALQPGTLGDVQEAEATPKFQKASPSLVRVHKCTHPGCGKMYTKSSHLKAHIRRHTGEKPYTCAWPNCGWRFSRSDELSRHKRSHSGVKPYQCATCEKKFARSDHLAKHMKIHRGQQRSQWTVWGGSRS, encoded by the exons ATGGTCTCTGTGAGTTGCAAAGAGCTGCTGCCCTCTTCAGATTCCTTGATCAGCTTGGCCAGTTCCCCACTGCTAGAGAGCTTTGCcagtgctctgcagagcagcatgcCACCATCCCTTCTGCCGGGGCCCGGCAGCGAGAGGGCCTCCAGCCACCCGGAAGGCTCTGGCCATCTCCTTCCAGGCAGCATCAGCCACTCTGAAGACacctctctccccctgtcccaggCAAAGGGGGAGGATGCAAAACCCCAAATTGCTGTCTGTGAGTGTCACCTCAAGCTGCCTGACTTCTGCAGCAATCTTTCCCAGGACTTTATTCCCACCCTGGAAGAGATTGAGGAGTTCCTGAGGGAGAAGGCTGAGTTCTTCAAAGATGAAGCAAAAGAGCTTCTCTCACCTGGAGAGAAGCTTGAGATCAAATCCAAGATCAGCTTGGGCACTTCTGGGGAGCAACCTGAGTCCAATACAATTCAGGAAGGAGATGTGTTGAACGCTCTGGTGCCTGGAGGGACAGCTGATAGTCGTggccaagcagcagctgctgagagcATTCCTGTTGTCCTCCAAATCCAGCCGCTCCAGATGGACAGTGGGAGCCCGCTCGCACAAAGTGCTATGGGTAGTGTCAGAGTGGCCCAGTTGGTTATCAGCTTGCCGGGCCAAAGCCTGGCCCTCCTTCCTCAGGTCCAGCCGCCTGTGCCCATCTTGGACCAAAAGTATGTCAAAATTGCCCCCCTGccagctgccctgcagccagGGACTCTGGGGGATGTGCAGGAGGCGGAGGCAACCCCCAAGTTTCAGAAAGCCTCCCCTTCCCTCGTCCGTGTCCACAAGTGCACGCACCCGGGCTGTGGCAAGATGTACACCAAGAGTTCCCACCTCAAGGCTCACATCCGGCGGCACACCGGGGAGAAACCCTACACTTGTGCTTGGCCCAACTGTGGCTGGCG GTTTTCCCGATCAGATGAGCTCTCCCGTCACAAGCGCTCCCACTCTGGCGTCAAGCCTTACCAGTGTGCCACCTGCGAGAAGAAGTTTGCCCGCAGCGACCACTTAGCCAAACACATGAAGATCCACCGTGGCCAGCAGCGCAGCCAGTGGACAGTTTGGGGTGGCAGCAGGAGTTAA